One part of the Halopenitus persicus genome encodes these proteins:
- a CDS encoding aldehyde dehydrogenase family protein, with protein sequence MSYTGPTDLYIDGEWTSADDGETFTTEDPATEEPYATVAEASETDVDRAVEAARAAADRDAEWRSLDPRERGRLLESFANAIEDRKDEIVRVESRDNGKTPFEATLDVDMVIDTVRYYAGWTDKIEGDEVPVPGDRLNYTVREPLGVTGHVIPWNYPFQLAGRSLAPALACGNTAVLKPSSTTPLSALYYAAAAEEAGLPDGVVNVVPGRGSVAGNRLVEHPDVDHVAFTGSTGVGKGVMERAAQNVTGVTLELGGKGPNIVFPDADLDAAAAGCHYGIFMNAGQMCWAGSRLLVHEDVHDEVVDRVVERAESTPLGSGIDDDGRMGPVVSESHHEEVLEYIETGRQEGATVATGGGVPDGKDAGYFIEPTVFTDVTNDMTIAREEIFGPVLSVIEFSDREEAIEIANDSPYGLMAGIWTNDLQTAHGVADYLDYGMVSINEYPVTQPQTPFGGFKQSGNGREQGTEALHEYTQTKNVNVNLE encoded by the coding sequence ATGAGTTACACCGGTCCGACTGACCTGTATATCGATGGCGAGTGGACGAGCGCCGACGACGGCGAGACGTTTACGACCGAGGATCCCGCGACGGAGGAGCCGTACGCGACCGTCGCGGAGGCGAGCGAGACCGACGTCGATCGCGCGGTCGAGGCCGCCCGGGCGGCGGCCGATCGGGACGCCGAGTGGCGGTCGCTGGACCCGCGGGAGCGCGGCCGGCTGCTCGAGTCGTTCGCGAACGCGATCGAGGACCGCAAGGACGAGATCGTCCGCGTCGAGTCCCGCGACAACGGGAAGACGCCCTTCGAGGCGACGCTCGACGTCGACATGGTCATCGACACGGTCCGGTACTACGCCGGCTGGACCGACAAGATCGAGGGCGACGAGGTGCCGGTTCCGGGCGACCGACTGAACTACACCGTGCGCGAACCCCTCGGGGTCACCGGCCACGTGATCCCGTGGAACTACCCCTTCCAGCTCGCCGGGCGGAGCCTCGCGCCGGCGCTGGCGTGCGGCAACACGGCCGTGCTGAAGCCCTCGAGCACGACGCCGCTGTCCGCGCTCTACTACGCGGCGGCGGCGGAGGAGGCGGGCCTGCCGGACGGGGTGGTCAACGTCGTTCCCGGTCGCGGCAGCGTCGCGGGCAACCGGCTGGTCGAACATCCCGACGTCGACCACGTCGCGTTCACCGGCAGCACCGGGGTCGGGAAGGGCGTGATGGAGCGGGCGGCACAAAACGTCACCGGCGTCACGCTCGAGCTCGGCGGGAAGGGACCGAACATCGTCTTCCCGGATGCCGACCTCGACGCGGCGGCGGCCGGTTGTCACTACGGGATCTTCATGAACGCCGGCCAGATGTGCTGGGCGGGCTCGCGACTGCTCGTCCACGAGGACGTCCACGACGAGGTCGTCGACCGCGTGGTCGAGCGGGCGGAATCGACGCCCCTCGGGAGCGGGATCGACGACGACGGTCGGATGGGCCCGGTCGTCAGCGAGAGCCACCACGAGGAGGTCCTCGAGTACATCGAGACCGGCCGTCAGGAAGGCGCGACCGTCGCGACCGGCGGCGGCGTCCCCGACGGGAAGGACGCGGGCTACTTCATCGAACCGACGGTGTTCACCGACGTCACGAACGACATGACGATCGCCAGGGAGGAGATCTTCGGCCCCGTGCTGTCGGTCATCGAGTTCTCCGACCGCGAGGAGGCCATCGAGATCGCCAACGACTCGCCGTACGGCCTGATGGCCGGTATCTGGACGAACGACCTGCAGACGGCACACGGCGTCGCCGACTACCTGGATTACGGGATGGTCAGCATCAACGAATACCCGGTGACCCAGCCCCAGACCCCGTTCGGCGGGTTCAAACAGAGCGGCAACGGCCGCGAACAGGGGACCGAGGCGCTCCACGAGTACACCCAGACGAAGAACGTCAACGTCAATCTAGAGTGA